The DNA region ACATTATTTTTGACGTATTCCAAGGCTGTTTTTGGCTCTTCCTCAAACTCTTATGTCAAACTTCCGATTCAAAAGCTAGCGAATATTCCAAACATAAACTTAGAGGATGCATCTGGTATTTCTAAAAGAAGCGAAGCTTTCAATTCTACCTTGATAAATATGTTTGCAAGTGCAGGCATATATGTTGTCGAGATGCAAGTCGGGACCCCTCCCCAAACGGCTTACCTCCAGTTAGACACTGGCTCTTCGGATATGTGTGTTAATGAGGCCAATACCTCTTACTGTGAATCATTGGCCGATGGGCATGACGTTTGGACTAGTAATTACGAGCTCACAGCAACTGCTACTGAGATCTCTTCTACAGCTACTTCACGTAAGGCTTATAATACACCCTGCTCGTACTGGGGTACCTTCAATCCCAACACCTCTTCCACGTTTAAGTATAATGAGACAAATTTTCGTGTAACATACGCAGATAATTCGTACTATGCAGGAACTTACGGGACGGATGTTGTCTCTTTGGGTAATATTACTCTAAGCAATTTCACTTTTGGGGTGGCCAATGATACGGAAAAATATAATGGCATTTTAGGCATATCGCTTCCTTCTGCAGAAGAAACAGATGAATCGGGAATGCCCTCCGGTAAAACACCCTTTGTATACGAAAACTTCCCAATGGCATTGAAAAGCCAAGGGAAGATTGAAAAGATAGCATATTCcttgtttttgaatgaacGTAATGCTCGCTTTGGAAGCATCTTGTTTGGCGCCGTCGACAAAAGTAAATACTCAGGACAGCTTTACACTCTTCCTATGCTGCAGGCTTACAACAGCCTTGATGCTAATAATCCAGGGATGTTTGTTACAGCACAGAGCGTCGCCATTTTAGATAGCAAATCCGGCAACAAAACTGTTTCAGAGGTTCAGTTCCCAGTATTGTTTGATTCTGGTACAAGCACTTCTCTTTTACCTACTGAAATTGCCGACGCCATAGGCAAAATTTTCGATGGGAAGTATAGCTCCGATAACCAAGGCTACATTTTTGATTGTTCAAAAGTGAACGACACTCTATTGTCTGTTGATTTTGGAGGATTCAATATTTCTGCAAACATATCCAATTTTGTGACACCACTAAAGGATCACTGTGTTTTGGATATTATGGCCAGTGATGAAGTGTTTCTGTTAGGGGATGATTTCCTTGTCGACACTTACGCTGTCTATGATTTAGAAAATCACGAAGTTTCTCTTGCTCAGGCCAGCTTTAATagtcaagaagaagatattgaaattATCTCTGATAGTGTCCCAGGTGCCACACCTGCTCCCGGATACTCCAGTACGTGGGTGTATACGCCCGGTAGCCCCATCGGAACAGGAGAGTTTTACAATGTCAGTCGGACCTCCT from Saccharomyces eubayanus strain FM1318 chromosome VII, whole genome shotgun sequence includes:
- the YPS5 gene encoding Yps5p, with amino-acid sequence TLFLTYSKAVFGSSSNSYVKLPIQKLANIPNINLEDASGISKRSEAFNSTLINMFASAGIYVVEMQVGTPPQTAYLQLDTGSSDMCVNEANTSYCESLADGHDVWTSNYELTATATEISSTATSRKAYNTPCSYWGTFNPNTSSTFKYNETNFRVTYADNSYYAGTYGTDVVSLGNITLSNFTFGVANDTEKYNGILGISLPSAEETDESGMPSGKTPFVYENFPMALKSQGKIEKIAYSLFLNERNARFGSILFGAVDKSKYSGQLYTLPMLQAYNSLDANNPGMFVTAQSVAILDSKSGNKTVSEVQFPVLFDSGTSTSLLPTEIADAIGKIFDGKYSSDNQGYIFDCSKVNDTLLSVDFGGFNISANISNFVTPLKDHCVLDIMASDEVFLLGDDFLVDTYAVYDLENHEVSLAQASFNSQEEDIEIISDSVPGATPAPGYSSTWVYTPGSPIGTGEFYNVSRTSSSESSQYQSFYSTEISDGTSSSSSGSSSSETTTKKKNSGYRCRHSSFSFSILSVISYFLL